Proteins encoded within one genomic window of Theobroma cacao cultivar B97-61/B2 chromosome 7, Criollo_cocoa_genome_V2, whole genome shotgun sequence:
- the LOC18594100 gene encoding UDP-glycosyltransferase 79B6 has translation MRNPNSSKLHLAMFPWFSFGHFIPYLHLSNKLAEKGHEVSFLLPKGAQPKLEQLNQYPNLIQFFPLVVSHVDGILPGAQTTSDVPLPLHSLFAIAFDQTRDQVEAILRAIKPDIVFHDLGYWIPALAHQIGIKSIYYPPVTAAAHALLPTKKVTREMTVEELMEVPPGYPSSKVKLRAEEVSDLTSALKIFGIGLSFRDRIITSMNDSDVIAFRAHREIEGPYCDYVAQHFGKPAMLTGTCLPETNATQLEDKWANWLSNFEPSSVVFCAFGSQITLQKEEFQELVLGLELSGQPFLVALTTPDGCTRIEEALPEGFQERIQGRGLLHGGWFPQELLLSHPSIGCFVNHCGPGTMWESLLSDCQIVFIPRLGDQILNTRFMVEELKVAVEAEKGENSKISKENLSKAIKLVMDKDNEISGLLKRNHAKLKKILSNRDLQEEYINNFIKGLQDLVK, from the coding sequence ATGAGAAACCCCAACTCCTCCAAGCTTCACTTAGCCATGTTTCCATGGTTTTCCTTTGGCCATTTCATCCCTTACCTTCACCTCTCAAACAAGCTTGCTGAGAAAGGTCACGAGGTCTCCTTCTTATTGCCTAAAGGAGCACAGCCAAAGTTGGAACAACTTAACCAATATCCAAATCTTATTCAGTTCTTTCCTCTTGTTGTTTCCCATGTAGATGGTATCCTGCCAGGCGCCCAAACTACATCCGATGTTCCTCTACCACTGCATAGCTTGTTTGCTATTGCGTTTGATCAAACTCGAGATCAAGTTGAAGCCATTCTAAGGGCTATAAAGCCTGATATAGTTTTCCATGATTTGGGGTATTGGATTCCAGCCTTGGCGCACCAAATCGGCAtcaagtccatttactatcCCCCAGTGACTGCAGCCGCACACGCGCTTTTGCCGACAAAGAAAGTTACAAGGGAAATGACTGTAGAAGAGTTGATGGAAGTTCCTCCTGGTTATCCTTCTTCCAAGGTGAAACTCAGAGCTGAAGAGGTTTCCGATCTGACAAGTGCGCTGAAAATCTTTGGAATAGGATTGTCATTTCGGGACCGGATAATAACTAGCATGAATGACAGTGATGTCATAGCCTTTAGGGCTCACCGTGAAATTGAGGGACCTTACTGTGACTATGTTGCTCAACATTTTGGCAAGCCTGCAATGCTAACGGGGACTTGCCTCCCTGAAACAAATGCCACACAGCTTGAAGACAAATGGGCTAATTGGCTAAGCAACTTTGAGCCAAGTTCTGTGGTGTTTTGTGCATTTGGAAGCCAGATTACATTGCAAAAGGAGGAGTTTCAAGAGTTAGTTCTTGGGCTTGAGTTATCAGGGCAACCTTTCTTGGTGGCTTTAACAACACCAGACGGATGCACAAGGATTGAAGAGGCATTGCCTGAAGGGTTTCAAGAAAGGATTCAAGGAAGAGGGTTGCTGCATGGTGGTTGGTTTCCCCAAGAGCTGTTACTCAGTCACCCATCTATTGGGTGTTTCGTGAATCACTGTGGTCCGGGAACCATGTGGGAATCTTTGCTCAGTGACTGCCAAATTGTGTTCATTCCCCGCTTAGGAGATCAAATTCTGAACACCAGATTCATGGTCGAGGAACTCAAGGTTGCTGTTGAAGCtgaaaaaggagaaaacagCAAGATTTCCAAGGAGAACTTGAGCAAAGCCATCAAGTTGGTGATGGACAAGGACAATGAAATATCTGGTCTGTTGAAGAGAAACCATGCCAAGCTCAAGAAGATTCTTTCTAACAGAGATCTTCAAGAAGAATATATCAATAACTTCATCAAAGGTCTGCAAGATCTGGTCAAATAA